One window from the genome of Streptomyces sp. WZ-12 encodes:
- a CDS encoding transketolase, translated as MTAAQTITLGPESDLPQVFELAQQLRVDSVRASTAAGSGHPTSSLSAADLMAVLMTRHLHYDWDAPDNPAGDHLVFSKGHASPLLYAMFKAVGAVSDEELMTTYRRFDHRLQGHPTPVLPWVDVATGSLGQGIGYGVGIALAGRDLDKQPYRVWVLCGDSEMAEGSVWEALDKAGHNELTNFTVVIDVNRLGQRGPTELEWDTAAYARRVEAFGCRALVIDGHDLPAIDEALTTAADGRAPTVIIARTVKGRGVSEVADKEGWHGKALPEDLADRAVAELGGVRHLRVRGPQPPAAAPVPVPDAGPVELPRFDVGDKVATRVAFGHALAALGARPDVVALDAEVGNSTHAEDFEKVHPERYFQTYIAEQQMIASAVGMAVRGYRPYATTFAAFLTRAHDFIRMAAVSQITMALCGTHCGVEIGADGPSQMGLEDLSMMRAVHGSTVLYPSDANSAAALTAAMAELDGISYLRATRGGYPVLYDGDEAFPVGGSKTLREGEHDQVTLIGAGVTLHECLAAAEHLAGDGIQARVIDLYSIKPLDVAALARAAQDTGALVVVEDHHPEGGVGEAVLSALASSGNHPAFTHLAVTNLPGSGTTGELLDAAGISRSHIVQAARALIQR; from the coding sequence ATGACCGCAGCGCAGACCATCACGCTCGGGCCCGAAAGCGACCTGCCCCAGGTCTTCGAACTCGCGCAGCAACTGCGCGTGGACTCGGTGCGCGCCAGCACCGCGGCGGGTTCCGGGCACCCCACGTCGAGCCTGTCCGCGGCCGATCTGATGGCGGTCCTGATGACCCGCCACCTGCACTACGACTGGGACGCGCCCGACAACCCCGCCGGCGACCACCTGGTCTTCTCCAAGGGACACGCCTCTCCCCTGCTGTACGCGATGTTCAAGGCGGTCGGCGCGGTCAGCGACGAGGAGTTGATGACGACCTACCGCCGCTTCGACCACCGCCTCCAGGGCCACCCCACCCCCGTGCTGCCCTGGGTGGACGTGGCCACCGGCTCGCTGGGCCAGGGCATCGGCTACGGCGTCGGCATCGCGCTGGCCGGGCGGGACCTGGACAAGCAGCCCTACCGGGTGTGGGTGCTGTGCGGGGACAGCGAGATGGCCGAGGGGTCGGTGTGGGAGGCCCTCGACAAGGCCGGCCACAACGAGCTCACCAACTTCACCGTCGTCATCGACGTCAACCGCCTGGGACAGCGCGGCCCCACCGAGTTGGAGTGGGACACCGCCGCCTACGCCCGCCGCGTCGAGGCGTTCGGCTGCCGCGCGCTCGTGATCGACGGGCATGACCTGCCGGCGATCGACGAGGCGCTGACCACTGCCGCCGACGGCCGGGCGCCCACCGTCATCATCGCCAGGACCGTCAAGGGCCGCGGCGTCTCCGAGGTGGCCGACAAGGAGGGTTGGCACGGCAAGGCACTGCCCGAGGACCTGGCCGACCGGGCCGTCGCCGAACTGGGCGGCGTCCGGCACCTGCGCGTGCGCGGCCCCCAGCCGCCCGCCGCCGCGCCCGTCCCCGTCCCGGACGCCGGCCCAGTGGAACTGCCCCGCTTCGACGTCGGCGACAAGGTCGCCACCCGCGTCGCCTTCGGGCACGCCCTGGCCGCCCTCGGCGCCCGCCCCGATGTCGTCGCCCTGGACGCCGAGGTCGGCAACTCCACGCACGCCGAGGACTTCGAAAAGGTCCACCCCGAGCGGTACTTCCAGACCTACATCGCCGAACAGCAGATGATCGCCAGTGCCGTCGGCATGGCCGTCCGCGGCTACCGCCCCTACGCCACCACCTTCGCCGCCTTCCTCACCCGCGCCCACGACTTCATCCGCATGGCCGCCGTCTCCCAGATCACCATGGCGCTGTGCGGAACCCACTGCGGCGTCGAGATCGGCGCCGACGGGCCCTCCCAAATGGGCCTGGAGGACCTGTCGATGATGCGCGCCGTGCACGGCTCCACCGTCCTCTACCCCAGCGACGCCAACTCCGCGGCCGCCCTGACCGCCGCCATGGCCGAGCTCGACGGCATCTCCTACCTGCGCGCCACCCGCGGCGGCTACCCCGTCCTCTACGACGGCGACGAAGCCTTCCCGGTCGGCGGTTCCAAGACCCTGCGCGAGGGCGAGCACGACCAAGTCACCCTGATCGGCGCCGGCGTGACCCTGCACGAATGCCTGGCGGCCGCCGAACACCTCGCCGGCGACGGCATCCAGGCCCGCGTCATCGACCTGTACTCGATCAAGCCGCTCGACGTCGCCGCCCTCGCCCGGGCCGCCCAGGACACCGGCGCGCTCGTCGTCGTCGAGGACCACCACCCCGAGGGCGGCGTCGGAGAGGCCGTGCTGTCGGCGCTCGCCTCCAGCGGCAACCATCCGGCCTTCACCCACCTCGCCGTCACCAACCTCCCGGGCTCCGGCACCACCGGCGAACTCCTCGACGCGGCCGGCATTTCCCGGTCCCACATCGTCCAGGCGGCCCGCGCGCTGATCCAGCGTTAG
- a CDS encoding C2 family cysteine protease yields MGYHRNNWRQVADLAAPFIPGGRELMSAVDAVHGISDSVGRDRLHYVQGGHPVVELPWQPPGPLPNHQRADEIGRQAWNALFADEQRYGARSLLDQVGNLLVPLPPTELDLVIRRFGTQGLDRWDSLAHVEDEHGRPAYDWRRQQELFTWLLRSVSPYAAMLIGTGMPCSQPDYDAGCDCADHGWVLPEGPFAQVDGAYVTENWQWVSAATEAMSWQDMDQGRFGTCWLLTSMQAVLQANPQYAPRHLCLEANGTVTVTLYDQGSSVALTVVPDLPYGHGGLWGAKGHTADARYAETWPGYFEKAAAQLFGNYPDIARGGPVDVALATLTGRQVQELDLASPWLAREIADRKARGQALVAATYGTSDRDQIAGGRLAANHAYFIKDADPTGGRICLGNPWGDGATRQMWECWLTLPEVGSHVALINAVDTW; encoded by the coding sequence ATGGGATACCACCGCAACAACTGGCGCCAGGTCGCCGACCTGGCCGCGCCGTTCATCCCCGGCGGTCGCGAGCTGATGAGCGCCGTGGACGCGGTGCACGGGATCAGCGACAGCGTCGGCCGGGACCGGCTCCACTACGTCCAGGGCGGCCACCCGGTGGTCGAACTGCCCTGGCAGCCGCCCGGCCCGCTCCCCAACCACCAGCGCGCCGACGAGATCGGCCGCCAGGCATGGAACGCGCTGTTCGCCGACGAACAACGCTACGGCGCCCGTTCACTGCTCGACCAGGTCGGCAACCTGCTGGTGCCCCTGCCGCCCACCGAACTCGACCTGGTCATCCGCCGGTTCGGCACCCAGGGCCTGGACCGTTGGGACTCCCTCGCCCACGTCGAGGACGAGCACGGCCGGCCCGCCTATGACTGGCGGCGCCAGCAGGAGCTCTTCACCTGGCTGCTGCGCTCGGTCAGCCCGTACGCCGCGATGCTGATCGGCACCGGCATGCCGTGCAGTCAACCCGACTACGACGCCGGGTGTGACTGCGCGGACCACGGTTGGGTCCTGCCGGAGGGCCCGTTCGCGCAGGTGGACGGCGCCTACGTCACCGAGAACTGGCAGTGGGTCTCGGCCGCGACCGAGGCGATGTCCTGGCAGGACATGGACCAGGGCCGCTTCGGCACCTGCTGGCTGTTGACCAGCATGCAGGCCGTGCTCCAGGCCAACCCGCAGTACGCCCCGCGCCACCTCTGCCTGGAGGCCAACGGCACCGTCACCGTCACCCTCTACGACCAGGGCAGCTCGGTCGCCCTCACCGTGGTGCCGGACCTGCCGTACGGCCACGGTGGCCTCTGGGGCGCCAAGGGCCATACCGCGGACGCCCGTTACGCGGAGACCTGGCCGGGCTACTTCGAGAAGGCCGCCGCCCAACTGTTCGGCAACTATCCCGACATCGCCCGGGGCGGCCCCGTCGACGTCGCGCTCGCCACGCTCACCGGCCGCCAGGTACAGGAACTGGACCTCGCCTCGCCCTGGCTCGCCCGGGAGATCGCCGACCGGAAGGCGCGCGGCCAGGCACTCGTCGCCGCCACCTACGGCACCAGCGACCGCGACCAGATCGCCGGCGGTCGACTGGCCGCCAACCACGCCTACTTCATCAAGGACGCGGACCCGACGGGCGGCCGGATCTGTCTGGGAAACCCGTGGGGCGACGGTGCCACCAGGCAGATGTGGGAGTGCTGGCTGACGCTGCCGGAGGTCGGCTCCCACGTGGCGCTCATCAACGCCGTCGACACCTGGTGA
- a CDS encoding VOC family protein: MALHRLISVTMGVPNVAETAAYYAEFGLSPEGDGWFATRDAGRQLRIVPAPTRRLVEVRIGADTPDDLASAASRLRRLGIASHAEGATLTAHDAATGLRAVLEVTGRLAQPPVPATGYNGPGRDERLGTRAPAVRRTGPVRPRKLGHAVLGTADFDGTTAFFRDGLGLKASDYLKDRGVFLRCSTDHHNILVLAAPVAFLHHTSWQVDDLDEVGRGAAALLADHPERHVWGMGRHYAGSNFFWYLKDPAGNFSEFYSDMDCIVDDQLWTPEVLEGAKGLLTWGPPPPPSFLAPDDLAALMTGTHGPTG, from the coding sequence ATGGCACTGCACCGTCTGATCTCCGTCACCATGGGGGTCCCCAACGTCGCCGAGACGGCCGCCTACTACGCCGAGTTCGGCCTCTCCCCCGAGGGCGACGGCTGGTTCGCCACCCGGGATGCCGGCCGCCAGTTGCGCATCGTGCCGGCGCCGACCCGGCGCCTCGTCGAGGTCCGGATCGGCGCGGACACCCCCGACGACCTGGCCTCGGCCGCCTCCCGGCTGCGCCGCCTGGGCATCGCCAGTCACGCCGAGGGCGCCACCCTGACCGCCCACGACGCGGCGACCGGCCTGCGCGCCGTCCTTGAGGTCACCGGGCGACTGGCACAGCCGCCCGTGCCGGCCACCGGCTACAACGGCCCCGGCCGCGACGAGCGCCTCGGCACCCGAGCCCCCGCCGTGCGGCGCACCGGCCCGGTCCGGCCGCGCAAACTGGGCCATGCGGTCCTCGGCACCGCCGACTTCGACGGCACGACCGCGTTCTTCCGTGACGGGCTCGGCCTCAAGGCGTCGGACTACCTCAAGGACCGCGGGGTGTTCCTGCGCTGCTCCACCGACCACCACAACATCCTCGTGCTGGCCGCCCCGGTCGCCTTCCTGCACCACACCTCCTGGCAGGTCGACGACCTCGACGAGGTCGGCCGGGGCGCCGCCGCGCTGTTGGCGGACCACCCCGAACGGCATGTCTGGGGCATGGGCCGGCACTACGCCGGTTCCAACTTCTTCTGGTACCTCAAAGACCCGGCCGGCAACTTCAGCGAGTTCTACTCCGACATGGACTGCATCGTCGACGACCAGCTGTGGACGCCCGAAGTCCTGGAGGGGGCCAAGGGGTTGCTGACGTGGGGGCCACCGCCCCCACCGTCCTTCCTCGCCCCCGACGACCTCGCCGCCCTGATGACGGGAACGCACGGCCCGACGGGGTGA
- a CDS encoding VOC family protein, translated as MSADDRQTLAQGRVATRLPAQDLARARRFYSERLGLEPVDERPGGLLYRCGGTEFVVFRSAGASPGTFTQMSWEVDDLDRVVSELGRRGVVFEDVELPGMLGGGRTRDGIAEVEGNYPSKGARGERGAWFRDSEGNMLGIGQPVL; from the coding sequence ATGAGTGCAGACGACAGGCAGACGTTGGCCCAGGGGCGCGTGGCGACCAGGCTTCCGGCACAGGATCTGGCGCGGGCGCGGCGCTTCTACTCCGAGCGGCTCGGACTGGAGCCCGTCGACGAACGGCCCGGTGGGCTGCTCTACCGCTGCGGCGGGACGGAGTTCGTGGTGTTCCGCTCGGCCGGCGCGTCCCCCGGCACCTTCACCCAGATGAGTTGGGAGGTCGACGACCTCGACCGCGTGGTGTCCGAACTCGGGCGGCGCGGGGTGGTGTTCGAGGACGTCGAGCTGCCCGGGATGCTGGGCGGCGGGCGCACGCGGGACGGCATCGCCGAGGTCGAGGGGAACTACCCGAGCAAGGGGGCGCGGGGCGAGCGCGGTGCCTGGTTCCGCGACAGCGAGGGGAACATGCTGGGCATCGGACAGCCGGTCCTCTGA
- a CDS encoding GntR family transcriptional regulator, whose translation MDRTESDARKTDAAPTHSSWLRDQVLDGLRDRIATGRLKPGDRLVERDLAEDFGVSRVPVREAIRILLNEGVLEALSPRRIAVKEMSRRDVENLFDMREALEVLATRRAAERATQEGLDELARLLEDARLATLTGRAERISRANLAYHHRIVELADNELLGATLESLEGRLRWLFQQIDDPVALHEEHRALTLAIASRDTEAAADASLRHVRHYRAVALRLLFGEGEE comes from the coding sequence ATGGACCGGACCGAATCGGACGCGCGGAAGACGGACGCCGCTCCCACCCACTCGTCGTGGCTGCGCGATCAGGTCCTGGACGGGCTGCGCGACCGGATCGCCACCGGGCGGCTCAAGCCCGGGGACCGGCTGGTGGAGCGCGATCTGGCCGAGGACTTCGGGGTCTCCCGCGTCCCGGTCCGCGAGGCGATCCGCATCCTGCTCAACGAGGGCGTCCTGGAGGCCCTTTCGCCGCGCCGCATCGCCGTCAAGGAGATGTCCCGGCGCGACGTGGAGAACCTCTTCGACATGCGCGAGGCGCTGGAGGTGCTGGCCACCCGCCGCGCCGCCGAACGCGCCACCCAGGAGGGGCTCGACGAACTCGCCCGCCTCCTGGAGGACGCCCGCCTGGCCACCCTGACCGGCCGCGCCGAGCGCATCAGCCGGGCCAACCTCGCCTACCACCACCGGATCGTGGAACTCGCCGACAACGAGTTGCTCGGCGCCACACTGGAGTCCCTTGAGGGACGGCTGCGTTGGCTCTTCCAACAGATCGACGACCCGGTCGCCCTGCACGAGGAGCACCGCGCCCTGACCCTCGCCATCGCCTCGCGCGACACCGAGGCGGCGGCCGACGCCTCGCTGCGCCACGTCCGCCACTACCGGGCGGTTGCCCTGCGCCTGCTGTTCGGGGAGGGCGAGGAGTAG
- a CDS encoding polysaccharide deacetylase family protein, translating into MTKDIKICLGVDVDAVAGWLGSYGGADSPNDIQRGVFAGEIGIPRVLTLFRRYGIRTSWFVPGHSIETFPEQTRMIVEAGHEVGAHGYSHENPIAMTPRQEEDVLAKCVELIEEYTGRRPRGYVAPWWEMSPHTADLLHKYGFSYDHSQNYRDFTPFYARVGDSWTKIDYSRDAKDWMKPLVHGAEVDLVEFCGNWYVDDLPPMMFNKHAHNSHGFVSPRELEQTWRDQFDWVHRELDYAVVPVTLHPDVSGRPQVLLMLERFIDYAGGHDGVTFCTLEDAADDFRRRFPFAGKERPADMR; encoded by the coding sequence ATGACCAAGGACATCAAGATCTGCCTGGGCGTCGACGTCGATGCCGTCGCCGGCTGGCTCGGCTCGTACGGCGGCGCGGACTCCCCCAACGACATCCAGCGCGGTGTCTTCGCCGGCGAGATCGGCATCCCCCGCGTGCTGACGCTCTTCAGGCGCTATGGCATCCGCACCAGTTGGTTCGTCCCGGGTCACTCGATAGAGACCTTCCCCGAGCAGACCCGGATGATCGTCGAGGCGGGCCACGAGGTCGGCGCGCACGGCTACTCGCACGAGAACCCAATCGCGATGACGCCCCGTCAGGAGGAGGACGTCCTGGCCAAGTGCGTCGAGTTGATCGAGGAGTACACCGGCCGCCGGCCGCGCGGGTATGTGGCGCCGTGGTGGGAGATGTCCCCGCACACCGCGGATCTGCTGCACAAGTACGGCTTCTCCTACGACCACAGCCAGAACTACCGGGACTTCACGCCCTTCTACGCCCGTGTCGGCGACAGTTGGACGAAGATCGACTACTCGCGGGACGCCAAGGACTGGATGAAGCCGCTGGTGCACGGCGCTGAGGTCGATCTGGTGGAGTTCTGCGGCAACTGGTACGTGGACGACCTCCCGCCGATGATGTTCAACAAGCACGCCCACAACAGTCACGGCTTCGTCAGCCCGCGCGAGTTGGAGCAGACCTGGCGCGACCAGTTCGACTGGGTGCACCGCGAGCTCGACTACGCCGTCGTCCCCGTCACCCTCCATCCCGACGTCAGCGGACGTCCGCAGGTCCTGCTCATGCTGGAACGGTTCATCGACTACGCCGGCGGCCACGACGGCGTCACCTTCTGCACCCTTGAGGACGCCGCCGACGACTTCCGTCGCCGTTTCCCGTTCGCCGGCAAGGAACGCCCGGCCGATATGCGCTGA
- the proS gene encoding proline--tRNA ligase, which translates to MAKTPVLTPRADDFPRWYQDLINKAELAENGPVRGTMVIRPYGYGLWERMQQELDSRIKAAGAANAYFPLLIPQSYLTKEAEHVEGFAPELAVVTHGGGKELEEPVVVRPTSETIVNDYFAKWVQSYRDLPLLINQWANVVRWELRPRVFLRTTEFLWQEGHTAHATREDARRYAAHIHRDVYADFMTNVLAMDVLPGRKTARERFAGAINTLTLEGMMGDGKALQLGTSHELGQNFARAFHTQYLSRDGRQEYVWQTSWGSTTRMIGALVMMHGDDDGLRIPPRLAPVQAVVVAVKGDDAVLAEVREIGRRLTAAGVRVHVDDRADLPFGRRAVDWELKGVPVRIEVGPRDVASGTAVLVRRIAGRKEPTAVEALPGLLPQVLADDQALLLAQSRERRERRTVEVSTIAEAVAAASTGWARIPWAALGPEGEAELAEQGVSVRCLVAADGSVPERDDQPGNVAVVARAY; encoded by the coding sequence ATGGCAAAGACTCCCGTGCTCACCCCCCGGGCGGACGACTTCCCGCGCTGGTACCAGGACCTGATCAACAAGGCCGAACTGGCCGAGAACGGGCCGGTGCGCGGCACCATGGTCATCCGACCGTACGGGTACGGCCTGTGGGAGCGGATGCAGCAGGAGCTGGACTCCCGGATCAAGGCCGCGGGCGCCGCCAACGCGTACTTCCCGCTCCTCATCCCCCAGTCGTATCTGACGAAGGAGGCCGAGCACGTCGAGGGCTTCGCGCCGGAGCTCGCCGTCGTCACGCACGGCGGCGGCAAGGAGTTGGAGGAGCCCGTCGTCGTCCGCCCCACCTCCGAGACGATCGTCAACGACTACTTCGCCAAGTGGGTGCAGAGCTACCGCGACCTGCCGCTGCTCATCAACCAGTGGGCGAACGTGGTGCGTTGGGAGCTGCGCCCGCGGGTCTTCCTCCGCACGACGGAATTCCTGTGGCAGGAGGGCCACACCGCGCACGCCACCCGCGAGGACGCCCGGCGCTACGCCGCGCACATCCACCGGGACGTGTATGCGGACTTCATGACGAACGTCCTCGCCATGGACGTCCTACCGGGACGCAAGACGGCCCGGGAGCGGTTCGCCGGCGCGATCAACACGCTCACCCTTGAAGGCATGATGGGCGACGGCAAGGCCCTGCAACTGGGCACCAGTCACGAGCTGGGCCAGAACTTCGCCAGGGCGTTCCACACCCAGTACCTGTCGCGGGACGGCCGGCAGGAGTATGTCTGGCAGACCTCCTGGGGCTCGACCACGCGCATGATCGGCGCGTTGGTGATGATGCACGGCGACGACGACGGTCTGCGCATCCCGCCCCGTCTGGCGCCGGTCCAGGCGGTGGTGGTCGCCGTCAAGGGCGACGACGCGGTGTTGGCCGAGGTCCGCGAGATCGGCCGCCGGTTGACCGCGGCCGGCGTCCGCGTCCATGTCGACGACCGCGCCGACCTGCCGTTCGGCCGGCGGGCGGTCGACTGGGAGCTCAAGGGCGTACCGGTACGGATCGAGGTCGGGCCGCGCGATGTGGCGAGCGGCACTGCCGTGTTGGTCCGCCGCATCGCGGGCCGCAAGGAGCCGACGGCGGTCGAGGCGCTGCCCGGGCTGCTGCCCCAAGTCCTCGCGGACGACCAGGCGTTGCTGCTGGCCCAGTCACGCGAGCGCCGCGAGCGGCGGACCGTCGAGGTGTCGACGATCGCGGAGGCGGTGGCGGCCGCGAGCACGGGGTGGGCGCGCATCCCCTGGGCCGCACTGGGCCCGGAGGGTGAGGCGGAACTGGCCGAGCAGGGAGTGTCCGTGCGGTGTTTGGTCGCCGCGGACGGGTCCGTCCCCGAGCGCGATGACCAGCCGGGCAATGTCGCGGTGGTGGCGCGCGCCTACTGA
- a CDS encoding TetR/AcrR family transcriptional regulator, with amino-acid sequence MGAEAGTEKGTTQRRAQGARERILTAAARLFAEQGITATGMEQVATEAPVSKRTLYLHFRTKSDLVLAHLRALAESGSTLEGVLTLEDLDPRERILRLFDPPAADAAVARGCPFIDAAAEFPDPESPIHAYAREQKLLMVRLLAALVRELGCEEPDALAEQLVTLADGAASRAMVLNEADYGRHARAAAKTLLAHALPGTA; translated from the coding sequence ATGGGTGCGGAGGCAGGGACGGAGAAGGGGACGACGCAACGGCGGGCGCAGGGGGCGCGGGAGCGCATCCTGACTGCCGCCGCGCGGTTGTTCGCGGAGCAGGGGATCACCGCGACCGGCATGGAGCAGGTCGCGACGGAGGCGCCGGTCTCCAAGCGCACCCTCTACCTTCACTTCCGGACCAAGAGCGATCTCGTGCTGGCTCATCTGCGGGCGCTCGCCGAGTCGGGGAGCACGCTGGAGGGCGTGCTCACCCTTGAGGACCTCGACCCGCGGGAGCGGATCCTCCGGCTCTTCGATCCGCCCGCTGCGGACGCGGCCGTGGCGCGCGGGTGCCCGTTCATCGATGCCGCGGCCGAGTTCCCCGACCCGGAGAGCCCGATCCACGCCTACGCCCGGGAACAGAAGCTGCTGATGGTGCGTCTGCTCGCGGCTCTGGTAAGGGAGTTGGGATGCGAAGAGCCCGATGCGCTCGCCGAGCAACTGGTCACCCTCGCTGACGGGGCGGCCAGTCGCGCCATGGTGCTGAACGAGGCGGACTACGGTCGGCATGCGCGCGCGGCCGCGAAGACCCTCCTCGCGCACGCCTTGCCGGGAACGGCGTGA
- a CDS encoding nitroreductase, producing the protein MRPSGHDQLTGHAEDLIRGRRAVRAFRPDPVPHETLRAVFSLAGAAPSNSNTQPWRVEVVSGAPRDRLADALQAAHAAHRTSVDFPYDDALYLPVQRERRSEFGGRLYGALGIDRDDHAARAAYDAESLGFYGAPHVAFLFVSDHADARLAADVGGYLQTLLLAMTAYGVDSCPQGLLSFYADTVRRELGVNEGKLLVGVSFGHADEAAPVNRISTPRAALETTTTFHDR; encoded by the coding sequence ATGAGACCGTCCGGCCACGACCAACTGACCGGCCATGCGGAGGATTTGATACGTGGGCGGCGCGCCGTACGCGCATTCCGCCCGGACCCCGTGCCCCACGAAACGCTGCGGGCGGTCTTCTCGTTGGCCGGTGCCGCACCGTCCAACTCCAACACGCAGCCGTGGCGGGTGGAGGTGGTCAGCGGCGCGCCGCGCGATCGCCTGGCGGATGCGCTCCAGGCCGCCCACGCCGCGCACCGCACCTCCGTCGACTTCCCGTACGACGACGCCCTGTACCTGCCGGTGCAGCGGGAACGACGCAGCGAGTTCGGCGGCCGGCTCTACGGCGCACTGGGCATCGACCGCGACGACCACGCGGCGCGCGCGGCCTATGACGCCGAGAGCCTGGGGTTCTACGGCGCCCCGCACGTCGCCTTCCTCTTCGTCTCGGACCACGCCGACGCACGCCTGGCGGCGGACGTCGGCGGCTACCTCCAGACGCTGCTGCTGGCCATGACCGCGTACGGCGTGGACAGTTGCCCGCAGGGGTTGCTGAGCTTCTACGCCGACACGGTACGCCGCGAACTGGGCGTCAACGAGGGCAAGTTGCTCGTCGGTGTCTCCTTCGGCCACGCCGACGAGGCCGCACCGGTGAACCGGATCTCCACCCCGCGCGCGGCGCTGGAGACGACCACGACGTTCCATGACCGGTAG